The Prosthecobacter dejongeii genome window below encodes:
- a CDS encoding methyltransferase domain-containing protein, translating to MALDFNNARLILWLRANGIPLGDVLTVGRLGAFLSPDLLASDARQFGISPTQGSWVEGTKAKFCEVALLAMGASTVKALDYSDYEGATVLHDLNKPLPPTLEGCCDLLFDSGSLEHVFNVPEALDSYAKLVRPGGWMVLDMPANGCCGHGFYQFSPELFFQYFEGHRGCRVAAVFCVEDEPLGKWFLVPSPASIRQRVYLHGSKALHIYVIVQRLEAGSPAPSEPVQFDYDQAWRGDGEAEPTALPKTQSGGWKEMARSLVRRLAPIAYWRWSVIRNAARNRSAFTLNESPHVKEIDPFTWRLPPLPK from the coding sequence ATGGCTCTCGATTTTAATAATGCCCGTCTCATCCTCTGGCTTCGTGCCAATGGCATTCCTCTGGGAGATGTTTTAACGGTGGGGCGCTTGGGGGCTTTTTTATCCCCTGATTTATTGGCCTCGGATGCTCGTCAATTCGGGATTTCGCCGACTCAAGGCTCTTGGGTGGAAGGGACGAAGGCGAAGTTCTGCGAGGTGGCTTTGTTGGCCATGGGAGCTTCGACGGTGAAGGCGCTGGACTATTCCGATTACGAAGGAGCAACGGTCCTTCATGATCTCAATAAACCGCTGCCGCCGACCCTGGAGGGGTGCTGTGATTTATTATTCGACAGCGGCTCTCTAGAGCATGTTTTTAACGTGCCAGAGGCCTTGGATAGTTACGCCAAGCTGGTGCGGCCTGGGGGATGGATGGTCCTGGACATGCCAGCGAATGGATGCTGTGGTCATGGGTTTTACCAATTTAGTCCAGAGTTGTTTTTCCAGTATTTTGAGGGGCACCGAGGCTGCCGGGTGGCTGCTGTTTTTTGTGTGGAGGATGAGCCCTTGGGGAAATGGTTTTTGGTACCTTCGCCTGCCTCCATTCGCCAACGTGTCTATCTTCACGGCTCCAAGGCCCTGCACATCTATGTGATCGTGCAGAGATTGGAAGCAGGCTCGCCTGCACCGTCAGAACCTGTGCAGTTTGATTATGATCAAGCCTGGCGGGGGGATGGTGAAGCGGAGCCTACGGCTTTGCCAAAAACACAGAGTGGTGGCTGGAAGGAGATGGCGAGATCATTGGTTAGGCGTCTTGCGCCGATCGCGTATTGGCGCTGGAGTGTGATTCGAAACGCAGCTCGTAATCGGAGTGCCTTCACTCTGAATGAATCCCCTCATGTGAAAGAGATTGATCCATTCACTTGGCGACTGCCGCCCTTACCGAAATAA
- a CDS encoding tetratricopeptide repeat protein, with product MTARSAIAEAYAKKAQEKRLEKDWASAWQNLSKARSWQVNAPEVLRAYADLLAASRSDDLTLLQVLRALESVQQSTNADRLKVGQILISLGHIHAARAEYEKLSLSDQQKPEGMRLLAQLLQAEGQPEAAEELLRRALSMAPSDAESQLRLAMMDHHQTFPEVQSRARKVIWEIARQTNLTGLTALDFLASTVQLTGEEAAELLRLVEAHPSAPPGTRYAALSARLRARPQDRAAIMEKEVAAVRGQGVEMLAPALNWLLQEKEPAKVLNLLPEGLHLKSGPILQSYLVALSALDRWNEIDNLLHSSKILPLSEAYLHLWKARTADKQDTGIQTIRHHLEAAFAQTRRGEDETAARLTAETAEQMGIWDLASRFYAEVAALQPYNQSFLLEKIHEMALRGRDTTAALNSARKQAITHPENHVYTTRAHYLSLLSGDEIEVTIQATRQLPSSQQESPAVILMKALADFRLGDETALRARLAHPLDSSVLPPGQRATYAGLLSICGQVGPAFRLAESIPGILLLPEEMRFLKRAL from the coding sequence ATGACGGCGCGCTCGGCCATCGCCGAAGCGTATGCCAAAAAAGCGCAGGAAAAACGTCTGGAAAAAGACTGGGCTAGCGCTTGGCAAAATCTCTCCAAAGCACGCTCCTGGCAGGTGAATGCGCCAGAGGTGCTGCGGGCATATGCAGACCTGTTAGCGGCGAGTCGCAGTGATGACCTCACCCTGCTGCAAGTCTTGCGCGCGCTGGAGTCTGTCCAGCAATCCACAAATGCCGACAGACTGAAAGTTGGCCAGATCCTCATCTCCCTGGGGCATATCCACGCGGCGCGGGCAGAGTATGAAAAGCTCTCCCTAAGCGATCAGCAAAAACCTGAAGGCATGCGGCTGCTGGCCCAACTTTTACAAGCGGAAGGCCAACCAGAAGCTGCTGAAGAGCTCTTGCGACGTGCTTTGTCCATGGCTCCAAGCGATGCCGAATCGCAGTTACGGCTAGCCATGATGGATCATCACCAAACCTTCCCCGAAGTCCAATCTCGCGCCCGAAAAGTGATCTGGGAAATCGCCCGGCAGACAAATCTCACCGGGCTCACCGCACTGGATTTTTTAGCTTCTACGGTGCAGCTCACAGGAGAAGAGGCGGCAGAGCTTTTGCGGCTAGTGGAGGCCCACCCCTCGGCACCGCCCGGCACTCGTTATGCGGCCCTTTCCGCCCGGCTACGCGCTCGTCCACAGGACAGGGCAGCGATCATGGAAAAGGAGGTAGCAGCCGTGCGTGGCCAGGGCGTAGAGATGCTGGCCCCCGCACTCAATTGGCTACTGCAGGAAAAAGAACCCGCCAAAGTCCTCAATCTCCTGCCCGAAGGACTGCACCTCAAGTCGGGCCCAATTCTCCAGTCCTACCTCGTTGCCTTGAGTGCCCTAGATCGTTGGAACGAAATAGACAACCTTCTCCACAGCTCCAAAATACTGCCCCTCTCCGAAGCCTACCTCCATCTCTGGAAAGCCCGGACAGCGGACAAACAGGACACAGGCATCCAGACCATCCGCCATCATCTAGAGGCAGCTTTTGCCCAGACGAGGCGGGGGGAAGATGAAACGGCGGCGCGTCTTACGGCCGAGACAGCAGAGCAAATGGGAATCTGGGATCTTGCCTCGCGCTTCTACGCAGAGGTGGCCGCCCTGCAACCCTACAACCAAAGCTTCCTACTGGAAAAAATTCATGAAATGGCTCTTCGCGGTCGTGACACCACAGCAGCCCTGAACTCCGCACGTAAGCAGGCAATCACCCACCCCGAAAATCACGTTTACACCACGCGCGCCCATTACCTCTCACTTTTGTCGGGGGATGAGATTGAAGTCACGATCCAGGCAACCCGTCAGCTTCCCAGCAGCCAGCAGGAATCTCCTGCGGTGATCCTGATGAAGGCTCTTGCAGACTTTCGGTTAGGCGATGAAACCGCGCTCAGAGCTAGACTTGCTCATCCGTTAGACTCTTCTGTCCTCCCCCCCGGCCAACGGGCCACTTATGCAGGACTTTTATCGATCTGCGGCCAGGTAGGCCCCGCTTTTCGCCTGGCCGAATCTATCCCAGGCATCCTGCTGTTACCGGAAGAAATGCGTTTTCTGAAGCGGGCTCTTTGA
- the rfbB gene encoding dTDP-glucose 4,6-dehydratase, whose amino-acid sequence MNLLVTGGAGFIGSHLIRFLIGLPSIDRLVNLDALTYAGRLENLVGIHGQHPRYAFEQVDLRHAAEVHRVVQAHDITHVIHLAAESHVDRSIEKAGVFMETNVLGTLHLLEACRLHWRDSKNHKWVHVSTDEVFGSLGREDDAFDESSSYHPNSPYSASKAASDHLVRAWHHTHGLPTIVTNASNNYGPFQFPEKLIPMTILKVLSGEEIPLYGAGENVRDWLHVEDHCAALWTVLEKARIGETYCIGAGQERRNVDLMKEVCEILDEERANLVPSLSKAVPAASLITPVRDRPGHDFRYAINSDKIRKELGWQAEKNLHQGLRDTVRWYLRNLDWLATASGRKLWTS is encoded by the coding sequence ATGAATTTGTTAGTCACTGGCGGCGCAGGTTTCATCGGCTCTCATTTGATTCGATTTCTGATCGGTCTGCCTAGCATTGACCGTTTGGTCAATTTGGATGCTTTGACCTATGCAGGTCGATTGGAGAATCTGGTAGGGATACACGGCCAGCATCCGCGTTATGCCTTTGAGCAGGTGGATCTCCGCCATGCTGCGGAAGTACATCGTGTGGTGCAGGCACATGATATCACCCACGTGATTCACCTGGCCGCAGAATCTCATGTGGATCGCTCCATCGAAAAAGCAGGGGTCTTCATGGAGACCAATGTGCTGGGAACACTGCACCTTCTAGAAGCCTGTCGCCTTCATTGGCGAGATTCTAAAAATCACAAATGGGTTCACGTTTCGACCGATGAAGTCTTCGGCAGTTTAGGGCGAGAAGACGATGCTTTTGATGAAAGTTCATCGTATCATCCCAATTCACCTTACAGCGCTAGTAAAGCCGCTTCAGATCACCTCGTCCGGGCTTGGCATCACACCCATGGTCTGCCCACCATCGTTACGAATGCCTCTAACAACTACGGTCCTTTTCAATTTCCTGAGAAGCTGATTCCGATGACGATTTTGAAGGTGCTGAGCGGTGAGGAGATCCCCCTTTATGGGGCTGGGGAGAACGTGCGCGATTGGCTGCATGTGGAAGATCACTGCGCTGCTTTATGGACTGTCTTGGAAAAGGCACGGATCGGCGAAACCTATTGCATAGGCGCTGGGCAGGAGAGGCGGAATGTGGATCTGATGAAAGAGGTCTGTGAGATTCTGGATGAAGAGCGTGCAAATCTAGTGCCTTCCTTGTCGAAGGCTGTGCCTGCGGCTTCCTTGATCACTCCAGTTCGTGATCGGCCCGGACATGATTTTCGTTATGCCATCAACTCAGATAAAATACGGAAGGAGTTAGGCTGGCAGGCCGAGAAGAATTTGCATCAGGGCTTGCGAGACACGGTGCGCTGGTATTTGCGGAATTTAGATTGGCTGGCAACTGCCAGCGGTCGCAAGTTATGGACCTCATAA
- a CDS encoding FkbM family methyltransferase translates to MTPELLWQTLGFIKRSPGYWLMDRSDSLRLKYNQREGYFYVRDDLCVHAPENITAHICWRAHGFEDISSRHETQDFLQLSEGCSGLIDIGGQTGFMSALFAQSRPADYRILSVEPDPLILPILKRAKELNQTPKGQWDIAEMAVSDVDGVISFLVSNPIFDLPENARQDESREVKAIKLSTLLSSLNWTPDIVKVDVESFEYEILAASMDSIAKIKPKLQLEVHWEILARRGKSARDFLAPLYDLGYRGLSRKFHDLGAWERDGRSNIVSRLSLSV, encoded by the coding sequence ATGACGCCTGAGCTCTTGTGGCAGACTCTAGGTTTTATCAAAAGATCGCCCGGCTATTGGTTGATGGATCGGAGTGATTCGCTGCGGCTGAAATACAACCAACGCGAGGGGTATTTTTACGTGAGAGATGACCTATGTGTTCATGCCCCAGAAAACATCACGGCACACATTTGCTGGCGTGCTCACGGTTTTGAAGACATTTCTTCTCGGCATGAAACGCAGGATTTTTTGCAGCTTTCCGAAGGCTGTTCTGGTTTGATTGACATCGGTGGGCAGACAGGATTCATGTCGGCGTTGTTTGCTCAATCGCGGCCCGCTGATTATCGAATTCTCTCAGTGGAACCTGATCCTCTCATTCTACCGATTCTCAAGCGCGCTAAGGAACTCAATCAAACCCCTAAAGGGCAGTGGGACATCGCTGAAATGGCGGTGAGTGATGTGGATGGAGTGATATCATTTCTGGTTAGTAATCCCATCTTTGATTTGCCCGAGAATGCACGGCAAGATGAGTCCAGGGAGGTCAAAGCCATCAAACTTTCCACGCTGTTGAGCTCATTGAACTGGACGCCCGATATTGTGAAAGTGGATGTGGAATCTTTTGAGTATGAAATTTTAGCGGCATCCATGGATTCGATCGCAAAGATCAAGCCCAAGTTGCAGTTGGAAGTGCACTGGGAAATCTTGGCTCGACGAGGTAAGTCAGCACGTGACTTCTTGGCGCCTCTGTATGATTTAGGCTATCGAGGGTTATCTAGAAAATTTCATGATTTAGGGGCCTGGGAACGTGATGGGCGCTCGAATATCGTCTCTCGTTTGTCTCTTTCAGTCTGA
- the rfbA gene encoding glucose-1-phosphate thymidylyltransferase RfbA, producing the protein MKGLILAGGAGSRLYPLTQVMSKQLLPVYDKPMIYYPLTVLIAGGIREIGLVASPQDLPRFQQLLGDGSQWGIQIQYFEQARPDGIAQAFLLAADFIQSGPVTLMLGDNLFFGGDALPRALTEFQAGATIFAYHVNNPECYGVVEFDQEGRAKSLEEKPVSPRSPFAVPGVYLYDHQVVEIARQLKPSARGELEITDVNREYLRRGQLRVTRLSRGFAWLDAGTSSSLFEASAFVQTIEKRQGIKLGCPEEAALRRGFLSELAFEELLKKMPACEYRDYLASVGVEISRGSAVAA; encoded by the coding sequence ATGAAAGGACTCATTCTAGCAGGAGGTGCTGGCTCGCGGCTTTACCCGTTGACACAGGTGATGAGTAAGCAACTGCTTCCTGTCTATGATAAGCCCATGATTTATTATCCCCTCACGGTGCTCATCGCCGGCGGGATTCGGGAAATAGGTCTAGTTGCTTCACCCCAGGACCTGCCGCGTTTTCAGCAGTTATTGGGAGATGGCAGCCAGTGGGGCATCCAAATTCAATACTTTGAACAGGCAAGGCCTGACGGGATTGCTCAGGCTTTCCTTCTCGCGGCAGATTTTATCCAAAGTGGACCCGTCACTTTGATGCTTGGAGACAATCTTTTCTTCGGCGGGGATGCACTGCCTCGGGCTCTGACTGAGTTTCAAGCTGGGGCCACGATCTTCGCCTATCATGTCAATAACCCCGAATGTTATGGGGTGGTGGAATTTGACCAGGAAGGCCGGGCGAAGTCTTTGGAGGAGAAGCCTGTCTCACCTCGCAGTCCTTTTGCTGTTCCGGGTGTTTATTTGTATGATCATCAAGTGGTAGAAATTGCTCGGCAGTTAAAGCCTTCTGCTCGTGGCGAATTGGAAATCACCGATGTGAATCGTGAATATTTGCGGCGTGGCCAACTTCGGGTCACGCGCTTAAGCCGTGGTTTCGCCTGGCTGGATGCAGGCACCAGCAGCAGTTTATTTGAGGCTTCGGCATTCGTGCAAACGATTGAAAAGAGGCAGGGTATCAAGCTAGGCTGTCCAGAAGAGGCTGCATTGCGGCGCGGCTTTCTGTCGGAGTTGGCGTTTGAGGAGTTGCTCAAAAAAATGCCAGCCTGTGAGTATCGTGATTACTTGGCCAGTGTGGGAGTAGAGATCAGTCGTGGGAGCGCTGTGGCTGCCTAG
- a CDS encoding glycosyltransferase, producing MRKIIHLLTGLARGGCEGNALRFVENTLGFHHHLVVLGAFGPMEQDFKKAGATVDYLSLEKSPWGLSQRIRECVLPHNAAGVIVWHGMVMLPQILRGLRGSSFNILVHGGNPAHGMLRRVDLRYYLLEKLLGRRAEATYVCCSQHVVDSFQESLYLRRFRSVVVPNGVHTPSVSLHQPRDFSPGQAVTLGMVARLDSIKDHATLLRAFAALLKEWPEATLELVGDGAERQKLETLADELQIAQRVVFHGTLSDVYEAMTRWDLFVYSTTIQEGLGNALAEAMILGLPCVATDVKPIQELAGSPSCVELVEPTNPEAMTQGILRLLHSFELREKLSSSAHRRAKKELSAKVYAQRYRSLLSV from the coding sequence ATGAGAAAAATAATCCATTTGCTCACGGGGCTCGCCAGAGGTGGCTGTGAGGGGAACGCTCTGCGCTTCGTGGAAAATACACTGGGGTTTCACCATCACCTAGTGGTCCTGGGTGCCTTTGGCCCGATGGAGCAGGACTTCAAGAAGGCTGGAGCTACGGTGGATTATCTGTCATTGGAAAAGTCACCCTGGGGGCTCAGTCAGAGGATTCGTGAATGTGTTTTACCTCACAATGCCGCAGGAGTGATCGTGTGGCATGGCATGGTGATGCTTCCTCAAATCCTTCGTGGTCTCCGGGGTTCATCCTTTAACATTTTAGTCCATGGCGGTAATCCTGCGCACGGCATGCTACGGCGAGTGGATCTGCGTTATTACCTTTTGGAAAAACTGTTAGGGCGGCGGGCCGAAGCCACTTATGTGTGCTGCTCGCAACATGTGGTGGACTCGTTTCAAGAGAGTCTTTATCTGCGTCGCTTTCGCTCGGTCGTGGTGCCGAATGGAGTTCATACCCCATCGGTCTCCCTGCATCAACCTCGCGATTTTAGTCCCGGACAAGCGGTGACTCTAGGGATGGTCGCACGTTTGGATTCTATCAAAGATCATGCTACGCTTCTTCGCGCTTTTGCGGCTCTTTTGAAGGAATGGCCCGAGGCTACCTTGGAGCTTGTTGGAGATGGTGCTGAACGGCAGAAGTTGGAAACATTAGCGGATGAACTGCAAATTGCGCAGCGGGTGGTTTTTCACGGAACGTTGTCGGATGTTTATGAAGCTATGACTCGGTGGGATCTCTTTGTTTATTCAACCACGATTCAGGAAGGCTTGGGAAATGCTCTGGCTGAAGCAATGATTCTGGGATTACCCTGCGTGGCGACCGATGTTAAGCCGATCCAAGAATTGGCAGGAAGCCCGAGCTGTGTCGAGTTGGTGGAGCCCACGAATCCCGAGGCTATGACCCAGGGCATCCTGCGACTTCTTCACTCGTTTGAACTTCGGGAAAAGCTGAGTTCTTCAGCCCATCGACGTGCGAAGAA
- a CDS encoding SUMF1/EgtB/PvdO family nonheme iron enzyme, with product MKTRFNPLASRNSERWTIFLNEGGRGVFYPWTVILRFLSSRQLVPAFLVGFCLLSAFGQIPDEKREHRSTLGLPFVSIPGTPALLATFETRVSDWQAFIQASGREWSYKPHFEQGPDHPVVGVTLEDARAFCTWLTDKERAEGHLNAAQLYRLPTRADWDAAVGLLRMRKLDLTVEEKVADERAFPWGANWPPPANTANFAEGEIPGYSDSFPFTAPVGQFKASAEGVYDLAGNVWEWCWDPQVRVEQVGVLRGGSWAYFRAECLRSDYVYTVPVDMKMPTIGFRCVFEDKQRTATMLASAEKIKAEIRSKRREEIMGGAVTKDDLTAMKEKLKSTGTAAATSNAPLKPAEVGQAFTNDLGMNFVPLPGTTILIGSAEIRVQDYESWLKANDRVWENKAPFLLTPEHAAVGISWDEATAFCAWLTERDRASKLISANATYRLPTDVEWSRAAGLTVEPGADPAQRHEKASLHFPWSAEGAFPPPSSSTNLDATRMEGYRDSFSYTAPVMTEAANSLGIQGLGGNAAEWCQDVWPGSDSERVVRGGSWLMHAKDQLRTGHRQHISRDSRNNSIGFRVVLEFTSP from the coding sequence GTGAAAACACGATTCAATCCACTCGCCAGCCGTAACAGTGAACGCTGGACAATCTTTTTGAATGAAGGTGGACGGGGAGTGTTCTATCCATGGACTGTGATTCTGCGTTTTCTTTCCTCCCGCCAACTCGTTCCAGCATTCCTGGTCGGGTTTTGCCTGCTTTCGGCTTTCGGCCAGATTCCTGATGAGAAAAGAGAGCATCGCAGCACCTTAGGCCTGCCGTTTGTCTCCATACCCGGTACGCCTGCACTCCTGGCGACCTTTGAGACACGGGTGTCAGATTGGCAGGCTTTCATTCAGGCCAGTGGCCGGGAATGGAGCTACAAGCCTCATTTTGAACAAGGCCCAGATCATCCAGTGGTAGGTGTGACGCTGGAGGACGCACGTGCCTTTTGCACCTGGTTAACTGATAAAGAGCGCGCAGAGGGGCACCTAAATGCGGCTCAACTCTATCGGCTGCCGACTCGTGCCGACTGGGACGCCGCAGTGGGCTTGCTGCGCATGCGCAAGCTGGACCTGACCGTCGAAGAAAAAGTAGCGGATGAACGCGCCTTTCCCTGGGGGGCTAACTGGCCGCCACCCGCTAACACAGCCAACTTCGCCGAAGGTGAAATCCCCGGTTACTCCGATAGCTTCCCTTTTACGGCCCCGGTGGGACAATTCAAAGCCAGTGCTGAAGGTGTTTACGATCTAGCGGGCAACGTCTGGGAGTGGTGCTGGGATCCGCAGGTCCGGGTGGAGCAAGTGGGTGTGCTGCGCGGTGGCTCCTGGGCATACTTTCGCGCGGAGTGCCTGCGCTCAGACTACGTTTACACAGTGCCCGTTGACATGAAGATGCCGACCATCGGCTTCCGCTGCGTTTTTGAGGATAAGCAGCGCACGGCCACGATGTTGGCTTCCGCAGAAAAAATCAAAGCTGAGATTCGCTCCAAACGCCGGGAAGAGATCATGGGCGGTGCCGTGACAAAGGATGACCTAACCGCCATGAAGGAAAAGCTCAAATCCACAGGCACTGCGGCAGCTACTTCGAATGCCCCTCTGAAACCCGCCGAAGTGGGGCAGGCTTTTACCAATGATCTCGGGATGAATTTCGTCCCTTTGCCCGGCACCACCATCCTCATCGGAAGTGCAGAGATCCGGGTGCAGGACTATGAATCTTGGCTAAAGGCCAATGACCGAGTTTGGGAAAACAAAGCCCCCTTTCTACTGACCCCCGAACACGCTGCTGTGGGCATCAGTTGGGATGAAGCCACCGCCTTTTGTGCGTGGTTGACGGAGCGGGACCGGGCCAGCAAACTTATCTCTGCCAACGCAACTTACCGACTCCCCACCGATGTGGAATGGAGCCGTGCAGCCGGGCTCACCGTTGAGCCTGGAGCGGACCCTGCGCAACGTCATGAAAAGGCCAGCCTTCATTTCCCTTGGTCTGCCGAAGGTGCCTTCCCGCCACCTTCTTCCAGCACGAATTTGGATGCCACCCGCATGGAGGGCTATCGCGACAGTTTTTCCTACACCGCTCCAGTGATGACGGAGGCCGCGAATAGCTTGGGCATTCAGGGCCTAGGCGGCAATGCGGCGGAGTGGTGCCAAGACGTCTGGCCAGGTTCTGACTCTGAGCGCGTGGTCCGTGGGGGCTCGTGGTTAATGCATGCCAAAGACCAACTGCGCACAGGGCATCGCCAGCATATTTCTCGTGACAGCCGGAACAACAGCATCGGTTTCCGCGTCGTTTTAGAATTCACCTCGCCGTAA
- a CDS encoding lipopolysaccharide biosynthesis protein: MAFASYLMFADAGLTWASILLIAQANGRGDRNEIAAIIRTNALLVTLSSLLVLGLILGAYFILMAKPVILGALGHEEMPGLLLAIGASAVLSLLISPIYGLFMGVQEMHLASMYQGIGRLVGLISSVLVATTSASLGWVFGANVTAVFVVSLIAAVHCYLRHAWAFKAGPFWDRQQIQVQLRTGAKSLTMQVGNVLSGTAPLLAVSSFAGAAWVPYLSIPLALLNAPLNLLNSFNAILQPGYGEAMGREEQAWIAETIRSILGLGWVFIGVLASGFLILAQPFILLWTLGKVDVPPTMLLSVVLIGGSAAVMGVFRFALTGINRHRVAGFSELACGLSSLIACTLAVKMGGFSFVGVGALVAVLLTSGWVLPAQLKKALGTHQPWLQIKPMLALTCAFGVSLLLGKLALTLITPYGLEWAILFSGGVIVSAYFGLVRLLCSDYWLKMRDLILCKLGKTPG, translated from the coding sequence ATGGCCTTTGCCAGCTACCTCATGTTTGCCGATGCAGGGCTCACCTGGGCTTCTATCTTGCTCATCGCGCAAGCAAATGGGCGTGGAGATCGGAATGAAATTGCAGCCATCATTCGCACCAATGCGTTGTTGGTGACTCTCTCTTCGTTGCTTGTCCTGGGGTTGATTCTTGGAGCGTATTTTATTCTCATGGCAAAGCCTGTCATCCTGGGGGCATTGGGCCATGAAGAGATGCCTGGACTGCTGCTGGCTATTGGTGCTTCGGCGGTTCTGTCGCTACTGATTTCTCCTATTTACGGCCTTTTCATGGGGGTGCAGGAGATGCATCTAGCTTCCATGTATCAAGGAATTGGAAGGTTGGTGGGTTTGATTTCGAGTGTGCTGGTGGCTACCACGTCAGCTTCGTTAGGGTGGGTTTTTGGAGCCAATGTGACCGCAGTCTTTGTGGTTAGTCTCATAGCCGCAGTGCATTGTTATCTGCGGCATGCCTGGGCATTTAAAGCGGGGCCGTTTTGGGATCGTCAACAGATCCAAGTGCAGTTACGCACCGGTGCTAAAAGTCTTACCATGCAGGTCGGTAACGTGCTTTCAGGCACCGCGCCGCTCTTAGCGGTCAGTAGTTTTGCTGGGGCAGCATGGGTGCCTTATCTTTCGATTCCCCTGGCACTTTTAAACGCACCTTTAAATTTGCTGAACTCCTTCAACGCTATCTTACAGCCTGGTTACGGCGAAGCCATGGGCCGAGAAGAGCAGGCCTGGATTGCCGAGACGATTCGTTCCATTCTGGGGCTGGGTTGGGTTTTTATCGGCGTATTGGCCTCTGGTTTTCTCATCTTGGCGCAGCCTTTTATTCTCCTGTGGACCTTGGGTAAGGTGGATGTGCCGCCGACGATGCTGCTCAGTGTGGTTTTGATCGGTGGCAGTGCCGCTGTGATGGGCGTTTTTCGTTTTGCTCTCACGGGAATCAATCGTCATCGGGTGGCCGGGTTCAGTGAGTTGGCCTGTGGACTTTCAAGTCTGATTGCCTGTACTTTGGCCGTTAAGATGGGAGGCTTTAGCTTCGTCGGAGTTGGGGCATTAGTGGCGGTATTGCTCACCAGTGGCTGGGTCTTGCCCGCACAACTCAAAAAGGCTTTAGGGACGCATCAGCCGTGGCTCCAGATCAAACCCATGTTGGCATTAACCTGTGCTTTCGGGGTCAGTTTATTGCTTGGAAAACTCGCGTTGACGCTCATTACCCCTTATGGCCTTGAATGGGCCATCTTGTTTTCGGGTGGAGTTATTGTTAGCGCATACTTTGGACTCGTTCGCCTGCTGTGCTCGGATTATTGGTTGAAAATGAGAGATTTGATCCTGTGTAAATTGGGGAAAACCCCTGGGTGA